The Diabrotica virgifera virgifera chromosome 10, PGI_DIABVI_V3a genome has a window encoding:
- the LOC114340255 gene encoding protein SET has protein sequence MSGDTPRKLKRFSESDRTSEFDAATQKALEEIDICQNEIDSINEKSSEEILKIEQKYNQLRKPFFEKRNNLISNIPNFWITAIQNHPDLSELLDNEEEDCLHFLIKIEVQEFEDIKSGYCIKFYFEENPYIDNTVITKTYHLDCATPTSQSTRIIWKEGCNIGQNIEPPKSGRKRRIERSKTFFGWFVDNVDPYTDDIAEVIKDDLWLNPLQYYLVADVEGDAHVSEISSSNDEEEEEGEEERSQNN, from the exons atgtcGGGGGATACTCCAAGGAAACTAAAAAGATTCTCTGAATCAGATAGGACGTCCGAATTTGATGCAGCTACCCAAAAAGCTCTGGAGGAGATTGATATCTGTCAGAACGAAATAGATAGCATAAACGAAAAATCTAGTGAAGAAATACTGAAAATTGAACAGAAGTATAATCAGTTACGAAAGCCCTTTTTCGAGAAGAGGAATAATTTAATTAGTAACATTCCTAACTTCTGGATTACTGCT ATACAAAATCACCCTGATTTAAGTGAGCTACTagataatgaagaagaagattgcCTCCATTTTTTGATAAAGATAGAAGTCCAGGAATTCGAAGACATTAAGTCTGGTTATTGTATCAAGTTTTATTTTGAGGAAAACCCTTACATTGACAACACAGTCATTACCAAGACATATCACTTAGATTGTG CTACTCCAACTTCCCAAAGTACCAGAATTATATGGAAGGAAGGCTGCAACATTGGACAAAATATTGAACCACCGAAATCAGGAAGAAAACGCCGTATTGAAAGGTCCAAAACTTTCTTTGGGTGGTTTGTTGATAATGTTGACCCTTACACTGATGATATTGCAGAAGTCATCAAAGATGATCTTTGGTTGAATCCACTGCAGTACTACCTGGTAGCTGATGTAGAGGGGGATGCACATGTAAGTGAAATATCAAGCAGCAATGATGAAGAGGAGGAGGAGGGGGAAGAAGAGAGAAGCCAAAATAACTAA